A window of Heterodontus francisci isolate sHetFra1 chromosome 2, sHetFra1.hap1, whole genome shotgun sequence genomic DNA:
CTTGGTAAAGTCCACAAAACCCAGCTGaagtcaccttcaagggaaaaaaaaaattcaagatgAAGAAAACCTAACATACTTAATTCCTGGTATTTGTTTCAAGGCAAAACAACACAATGCAATACTTGAGTATTTTAAGTCTGATCACTGCCAAAGAAATGTCAGCTAGCTTATCGGATAGTACTGTTTTGTTTGCTTCGAGGCAGCAGCATTACTTCATTTACATTATTCCCATAAAAAGAGGTATTAAATAGGTGTTCATCAAAaagtttatatataatatattatatatatatataatgtaaaATGTATTAAAGCGTCATGaagggcttcacaggagcattatcaaacaaaatttgacaccaagccataggaGATaagagggcagatggccaaaagcttggctaTCGACTTAGGTTGCAACCGGTGTGTTTTAGGAGAGTAGAaatgtttagggaaggaatttcagagcttagtgcTTTgataactgaaggcacagctaatggtgaagtgattaaaatcaggggtgcacatGAGGCCAGAATTTGAAGAGCACAAATAtcaagagggttgtagggctggacattacagatatagggagtggTGGATGCCCTCCTTAACTTGGAGACACTTTAAAATTAACCAGTAAGGTGAATCTGTACAGCACTACCAAGGAAGACGGTGGTGACTCATTTGAGAGTTGGATATGCACAGATATTATAGAAGTGATGACATTGTAGGGtgtctctaaaaaaaaacaatcaTTGACCCATTAATTTGTTGGAACCCAAGTTAACATGCAAGATTATGGAGACAATCAATGTTAAAAAATTCTAATCTTGTACATGCCTCATTCGCTTACAAATAGCGGACAAAACATTTGTGCTGGGCAATCAGctgatggaatttttttttaaaaagagaaataaTTTTAGCAGTACAAATGCTAAGAAATGGGCAATTAATAGAACATACATGGCAGCTACCACTTCAGCTACAAGACTAAAATAGCAGGAAAGCGGGTGAGAGGAACAAAAATGGTGGGTTAGAGCTCAACTTTCTATTACctgaaattatatatatgcaatatAAAAAACCCATTCCAGTAAACTAAAAAGGTCATTGTAAATAGATATAGAAACAAATAACTATTTTCCCCATCCTTTTCCAAGCCCACCAAAGCCTACTCGAACTAGAAAAATTTCACACCTCATTTAAAACAAGCAAAACAACCTGCATATAGAAATCTGGTGCAATCGAATTGTTTACAGATCTTCCAAGGGTTAATCTAAATTCTTCCATCTGATCAACATGGAACTGTTTATTTATGAAGTTATCAATGGCTTTACCTAATGCCTCATTTTATTAAATATCTATGGATATTGAGACAACCAATACtaaactgattttttaaaaacaaatcatGGTTTCAAAGGAAAAATAGGTCTTCTAATAAAACATACAACTTGGTGAAAACTATAAAAACATGAGTGAAACAGCTGGGAATTGGGTGCAATTGCAAGTGATGATAGCAGTAGGGAAAAGGAAATAATAAATTGTAAGATATCTCTGTTGAAACTGATTAGAAAAAAAACTACAGTACTAGTTTTAATGCAGAAAGGGGGATGGTAGGTAAAAGGAAGGAACAAGCTTGTTTTGGGCTTAATTCTACATTTGATGTTGGATAAACCTTGGGACCTTTCTCTGGATGTGTGTGCGCATTGACAAAACACTTCCCTAATAGACATGCCACAATATAAATCAGGACCAACACAGAATATGAGTGCCACTCAAAGAAAACACCCATGGACAGAGATGATCAGATGATATTAGAGCATATGGAACTTGTTTGCTTGTATTTCGTGCTTATGAGAGTAAAACAGTTATCTTGTCGGCCTGCTGCTAAGCATTATATAGGATTGAGTACTTGACGGCTTCATGTGCAGCCTAGTTTCTTTGAGGGAACGTGGGGTAGGAAATTCATCTAAAATTGCAAAAGACTTTTTAGAATACAAAGTTGTCCAAAATGACTTATCTATAATAAGCATATTCCAAGAGACAGAAAATAATGACTTGTTACCATTATCCTAATACAGGAGGAGAAAAATAGGATGTGGACAAAGAAGTTTCCTTTCACATGATTACAGCTAGTGTAGGAGTAAATGCAATCAAGTACAGCTTGCTGTGCAGTCAAACAAAAGCTGGACAGAATCACTACTGTCTTCTGCAGTTATCTCCTCATTATTCTTTTAAGTGGGAAATCCCACAACTACAAAGAATATATTAGCTCTGATTCTCCAAAAAATACATTTAATTGGGATTTTTGTCTATAATAAAACCAGGATACCTTATCAGAATTAGAGAAAAAATATATTTTCATATTCTTACAATAAATTGGAACAGGAAGCATATAAAGAGCAGGAGTGCACACAAGTATACATCAGTTTATCTCCATTTCTGCTAGCTCAAAAAAAATCATTATTTTTCCTTTTGTTCCCCCCTCTCCCCGAGCTTTGTGAATTGTTTCTAGAAACAAAGTGTAGAATTCATTCTTATACAAAGTGTGCAAATGAGAAATTTTGGAAACCTTCACAGAGGCAAGGACTCTATGTGTAGAATATATTAAAATCAGGTCCTTTGTTCAACCTTCAGTCTTCTTTAAAATTACAGCTCCTCAATAAGTCCATGATTGTCTTTTCACATAAAGTGCACTTGTCCAGCAGATTAGAACCACCAGCGGCTCAAGTTAAAACTCGGTCATACAAACTCCAACTTTCCACGTCCGCTGTACATCCCCCAGTGAACCAGAGAGAGAAGCTTGTCGTGACTGAGATCAGAGTGCCTGATTTTATCACAGGTCATGCAGCAATTCTCGTGGCCAGTCACAGGCACCATACACTCCAAATCTAGTTTAGCCACCTGCCCCTTTTTGGAGTGGTGCCCATGGAAACTATAATGTAAACGAGACAACATCTGCCGCCGTTGGTCCTGAAGTCTTTTGTTTTCGCTGCGAAGCATTCGCAGGGCCAGCATGATCAGCAGTACCAGAATGAGGCCACCAGCAATAGGCACAGCAATAACTGCAGCTCTGAACCAGAGCTCTTTCGAGGAAGTGAGTTCTTGAACCCTGGTGATCAGGCTCTTACTGGAGTCATGATGGTACCGATTTCCCTGATCTGGGAAGGGGAGAAAAGAAACAAAAAAGGAAAAGATTGAGCAGATTTGGTACATTTAGCAAGCAACCAACTGTTGCGTTAAGATCAGTACAATCCCCATTCAGATATTAATTTAATCTTGGAAGTGTAAAAGGTCATATGAGTCATAGGGTGCACAGCCTTTTAATCGCCAAGAGCCATGTTTCTAATATACTGTATAAAATATTTCAAAAATTAAATCCTCTACTCAAAACAAAGTCTATTAAGCATTTAGGCAATTTATGCACTCGGTATTCCTACAATCTCTCAAGTTTAATAGCAAACAGAACAAGACAGGCAAGATAGCATTGAGGTTCAATAAACCAAAATCCAGGAAACcattttgctttaatttaattgctGCCCCAGAAAGACAACAAAATGCTTAATAGGGAAAACCTTTTACTAGTCCTCTAATGTTAACAGTAAGATATTATGTGTCTCTGCTAAAGATTCAGCTCGTATCTTGCCATTCCCTCCCTGTGTCTCTAATTACATTAACAAAATCAATACCAGCCATCCAAAGTCTTGGCTGTCATCGCCTTATAGATCAGGCAGGGATTTAACAGAAAAATCTCTTACCGGAGGTCTCACTCCGAGGATATGAAAGAACGTCTTGGAGTCCTCTATAATTGCACATATCCTCATGACAGCACTCCAACATGGGCCAGGTCCCTGTGCGATTCTGCAATCTTTTGGCATGGCAGATGCTTGCTGAATTTGAAATAGTGTCTAAGCACCCATGAGTTAAAGGAGAGTTCGTATTCTGGGGGTCCAGCAGTCTTGAAAAACACGCCGACAGTTCTGATTTGCACATATAACCCGTTGCCACACAGTTAGGTGCATCACAGTAGCATCTAATCTCACCTAAAGTTAAAAAGGAACAGTTAATTTTCTATATCAGACTCGACCAGTCATTACAACATGCGAAAAACGAATGAACTTGCTCCATTGCAATAGGTTAATTCTCAACTGCTGATGTGCACTTTTTGATTGAGCTCACACACAGTAAAGTTGATAATTAGTAGTTTACTTCTTCCAGCTCCCTGCGCGATGTCTCCAAACATCCCAGTAGACTTAGTTATTCAAGCTAAAGTTTTTCCAACCAGTCTACACAGAAAGCGCGATAACTACGAGTACTGGCAAAACTATTTACTGGGCTCAAGTTTAGCGATTGGAAACTTCATTGAAAGGACAGGACGCTTGAAAGCACAACATTCTCGTCCTTTAGACTAGAAAGAGAAAAGAACGCCACTAAAAAAGGAGCACTTTTATAAATAAAACTACATTGCTGTTCAAACTATGGTTATTTTTAAACTGGAAATGAAACAGGTATATAGAAAAGGACACAAAAGGGCTTTCTTCAGACCGGTTCGTGCAAATGCCTTTTAGGCAGCATTCTAAAACAGGAACCATGAAGCTTATAATTAGTGGTTTGTTTGCCAAAGACAATTTCTTTCAACTCAAATGGAAACTcgtaatttttcttttttaaaaagtgaaatatCATACAGACGGCAGACATGCAAGCTGACTTCTGATGGAGGCAAATGCCGAGTTTTAGTAACCTTCAGGCTTGGAAATTACCGAGAGGTTTCTCAACAAagcattttttttatatatataaaaaaggggCCTTGGCAAGAGCTCCACTCCGACCACAAACAAGCCTAAAAACTGCACGTGCTTCTCTCTTTTAAAAATCTTAATAGCTTCCGCTATTGAGAAATTACTTGAAAACATAAGTTCTCTTTGTATGTTACAGGACTTAGGGAGCCTTGCCACATTCGCCTGAAAGCGATCAGGTTTCACCCACCTAAGCTCAGCTTCCACCTTTAATGCTAAAAGATCCTGAAGACCAACTCCCTGTCCCCAGGACTAATGGAAGGTAAAGAATCGACTGTGTAAAATTACTAATGTGGATACATTCATGACGGTTGGATGT
This region includes:
- the bambia gene encoding BMP and activin membrane-bound inhibitor (Xenopus laevis) homolog a, giving the protein MDRHPNLMWIWLQLELCAMAILLTKGEIRCYCDAPNCVATGYMCKSELSACFSRLLDPQNTNSPLTHGCLDTISNSASICHAKRLQNRTGTWPMLECCHEDMCNYRGLQDVLSYPRSETSDQGNRYHHDSSKSLITRVQELTSSKELWFRAAVIAVPIAGGLILVLLIMLALRMLRSENKRLQDQRRQMLSRLHYSFHGHHSKKGQVAKLDLECMVPVTGHENCCMTCDKIRHSDLSHDKLLSLVHWGMYSGRGKLEFV